The genomic DNA GGTGTGGACAAGTTCGGGATGTCCTCCGAAGAGGAGCGCGAAGGGGAGTCACTCGACCAACGCCTCGCCGAGGAGGTGCCCGACGTGACCCCCGACGACATCAACCTGAGCCTGGCCGACGGCGAGGCCGGCGTCGGCGAGGTGATGGAGGGTTCCGACGTGGCGCCCGGTGAACCGGGCGTGCACCACGGACAGGTGGGCGGCGCCCCCGAGGACGGCGACTCGCTGTACACGGTCGTCGAAGACGTGACGAGAAAGGCCGATCAACCATGAGCAAGCACGAAGACCTGCCCCTGCCCGACTACGACGAGATGTCGCTGGGTGACCTGCGCAGCCGCATCCGTGCGCTGGACGCGGCCGAGTTGGACGCCGTGATGACCTACGAAGCCGGCCATGCCGCGCGCGTGCCCGTCCTCGAAGTGCTGGAGGCGCGGTCGCGCGAACTCGCCGACGGCGCCCAGCCGTCGGGCGGGGACCCGAGCAATGCCCCGTCCGTCGAGCACGGCTCGGGCGGCTCGAGGGTCTCGGAATCGACTGCTGCGCAAGCGAACACACCGCTACGGCATGGCGTCGCGGAGCAGACGCCCAACCGCGGTCTGCCGTGACCGTCCCCATCTGAACGACGGTGCCGGTTCATCCCTCGTGGATGAACCGGCACCGTCGTCTAGAGGCCGTCGCAGACTACGTCTTGTCGGGGTCGACGGCGTCCTTGAGCTTGCCCATCAGGCCCTTCTCCGTTCCCATCGCCGGGGTGCGCGGCTCGCCGAGCGACCCGTCGTAGGTGACGTAGAGCTTCGGGTCCGGCGGCGGGCCCGACTGCATGTCACCGAGCGGCTGCGGGTCGGCCAGGAACTTGCCGGTGTGGCGGCCGTCGGGCAGCGGCGCGTTCACCCAGCGGCCCTTGTCCGAGTCCGGACCGTCGGAGAGGTGCCACAGCGTCTCGGCGTGCTCCTCGTACTCCTCGTCGAACAGGTCGTTGGGCGCGATGACGCCCTCGAGGCCGTCGGCCTGCAGTTCCTCGATCGCCGCGAGCCACATGTTCTGGTGGTAAGTGTCGCGGGCGAGGTTGAACTTCAGCATCGCCTTGACGCCCGGGTCGTCGGTCATGTGCCACAGCCGCGCGGTCTGCACCCTGCCCTGTGCCTCGGCGGTCACGTTGGCGTGGAAGTCGGCGAGCAGGTTGCCCGATGCAGTGACGTACCTGCCATTCCACGGCACGCCCTGGCTGTCCGACAGCGTCGGCGCGCCGCCCGCGATGATCGCGTGCTGCGGATCCATGCCGCCCATGACGGCTGCGACGACGGGATCGCCGAGGGCATTCTTCGTGGAATCCGTTGCGGGAGTGCTCTCCAACAGTCGGGCGATCATGGTGGCGATCATCTCGACGTGACCGATCTCCTCGGTCGCGATGTCCATGATGAGGTCCTTGTACTTGCCCTTGATGCGACAGTTCCAGCCCTGCATCAGGTATTGCATCGTCACGGTCATCTCGCCGTAGGCGCCGCCGAGCAGCTCCTGCAGCTTCTGGGCGTACACGGGGTCCGGCTTCTCCGGCTTCACGTCGAACTGCATGTAATCGGTATGTCTGAACATCAACTACTCCAATCGAAAGCTCGGGTAACGGCTTCCACGCACTACCCGAGCGGGTGTCGGAAAAACACCTGCGGCCGAAAAGTCGTTGTCCTGAACATCTTTTCGCTTCTTGGATAGTCGGTCGTCGTCAGGCGGCGTTTGTGCCCGCGAGCCGCGGGCACGCTCTGCGTCGCCCCTCGGGCACGGACCTGCGACCCTGAAGGACGGTCGGCGATGGAGTCGTTGAGCAATCAGACCGAGCAGCAACTCGGCGGACCGATGAGCGTGCTGGTGCGCCAGAAACGCGACCACGTCGAGCTGGACAGGCTGCTCCACGCCATCGACGCGGCGTCGGGCAGCGAACGTCAGGAACTGCTGAATGAGTTGTGCCGCACGGTGTTCCCGCACGCCTTCGCCGAGGAGTCGGTGCTGTGGCCTGCGCTGCGCCGCATGGTGCCCGACGGCGAAGCGCTGACGTTGGAGATCGAACGCGAGCACCAGGAGATCAACGAGCTGTTCACCGATCTCGAGCAAACCGATCCCGACTCAGACGAACACGAAGGACTGTGGCAGCGCATCGTGACGCTGCTGCGCGAGGACGTCCGCGACGAGGAGGACGAGCTGTTCCCTCGGCTGCAGGCCGTCGCATCGCCGCGCACCCTGGTCGGTCTCGGGCTCGCGTGGGAGGCGGTCCGCCGTACGGCCCCGACGCGTCCGCATCCCGTCGTGGCCCGGCGCCCTCCCGGCAACGCGGTCGCCGCACTGCCGCTGACCGTCATCGATCGCAGCCGCGACCGTCTCGACAAGCTTGCTCGCGGTGGTTCCCGCGTCGCAGGGACGAGCCGGCGGGCAAGCGGCATGCTCGCCCGCGCGGCTGGCGTCATCGAGCACGTACCGCCGATGACCCGCGGCGAGGACCCCAGCACCTCGACGGCGAACCGGCACCCCTAGCCCGCCGAACGTAGGTTACCGCCACGCCTTTCGCGAAACGGCGTGGCGGTAACCGACATTCGGCGGGTCGCCGCCTAGCGGTCGGCGCGCTGGTAGGCGGTCACGACGGCCGCGCCGCCGAGGCCGATGTTGTGCTGCAGCGCGGCCGTGACGCCGTCGACCTGACGCTTGTCGGCGGTACCGCGGAGCTGCCACGTCAACTCCGCGCACTGGGCGAGGCCGGTCGCGCCCAGCGGGTGGCCCTTGGAGATCAGCCCGCCCGACGGGTTGACCACCCAGCGCCCGCCGTAGGTCGTCTGGTCGTCGTCGATGAGCTTCGGTGCCTCGCCCTCGGCGCACAGTCCGAGCGCCTCGTACAGCAGGAGTTCGTTGGCCGAGAAGCAGTCGTGCAGCTCGATCACCTGGAAGTCCTCGGGACCGAGACCGGACTGCTCGTACACCTGCCGCGCGGCCTGGACGTTCATGTCGTAGCCGATGACGTTGGCCGCGCTGCCGTCGAAGGTGCTCGCGAAGTCCGTCGTCATCGCCTGACCGACGATCTCGACGGCGCGGTCGGCGAGTCCGTGCTTGGCGACGTACTCCTCGCTGACCACGATCGCTGCACCGGACCCGTCCGACGTCGGCGAGCACTGGAGCTTGGTCAGTGGATCGGAGATCATCCGTGCGCCCAGGATGTCGTCGAGGCTGTATTCCTCCTGGAACTGCGCGTAAGGATTGTTGACCGAGTGCTTGTGGTTCTTGTAGCCGATCTTCGCGAAGTGCTCGGCGGTGGTGCCGTACTTCTTCATGTGCTCGCGCCCGGCCGCGCCGAACATCCACGGCGCCACGGGGAATGCGAACTCGTCGATCTCGGCGAGCGCCTTGACGTGGCGGCCCAGCGGTGACTCGCGGTCGTCGGCACCGCCACCGAGGGAGCCGGGCTGCATCTTCTCGAAGCCCAGGGCCATGACGCAGTCGGCGAGGCCGCCGCGGATGGCCTGTGCGGCGAGGTAGAGCGCCGTCGACCCGGTGGAGCAGTTGTTGTTCACGTTGACGATCGGGATGCCCGTCATGCCGAGTTCGTAGAGCGCCCGCTGCCCCGACGTCGAGTCGCCCGAGCAGTAGCCGACGTAGCCCTGCTCGACCTCGTCGTACGAGATGCCCGCGTCCTCGAGCGCCTTCGTGCCCGACTCCCTGGCCATGTCCGGGTAGTCCCACCCCTCGCGGCGGCCTGGCTTCTCGAACTTGGTCATCCCGACCCCGACGACGAACACTTTGTTGGGCATGTGGGCACTCCTTCTCGTCCGCGAGCGTGCGTGTTCGTACGCCCAATATCGGCGTGTTGCGTACAGACACGCACGCTCGCGCCAGAATCATCTGAGTAGAACGCGTTCTAGTTTTCTGGTCAAGGGTCGAGGAGTCCGATGACGTATTCAGTGGTGCAGTGGGCGACCGGTGGTGTGGGGGTTGCGGCGATCAAGGGCGTGCTCGAGCACCCCAATCTCGAACTCGTCGGATGCTGGGTGCACTCGGAGGGCAAGAGCGGCAAGGACGTCGGTGAGCTGGTCGGCGTGGAACCGCTCGGCGTCACCGCTACGAACAGCGTCGACGAGATCCTCGCACTCGACGCCGACGCGGTCATCTACTCGCCGCTGATGCCAAACCCCGACGAGGTCGCCGCCCTGCTGCGCTCCGGCAAGAACGTCGTCACCCCGGTCGGGTGGTTCTACCCCGGCGAGAAGGAGGGCGCCCCACTGCGGGCCGCGGCGCTCGAGGGCAACGTCACGCTGCACGGCACCGGCATCGCCCCCGGCGGCATCAGCGACAAATTCCCGCTGATGATGTCGATCATGTCGACCGGCGTGACATTCGTTCGCGCCGAGGAGTTCTCGGACCTGCGGACCTACGACGCACCGGACGTGCTGCGGTACGTGATGGGTTTCGGCGACACTCCGGAGAAAGCGCTCACCGGGCCGATGCAGAAGCTGCTCGACGGCGGCTTCATCCAGTCGGTCAAGATGATCGTCGACGAGATGGGCTTCGCGGCGGACCCGAAGATCCGCGCCAACCAGGAGATCGCGGTCGCGACCGCGCCGATCGACTCGCCGACGGGCGCGATCGAACCGGGGCAGGTCGCGGCCCGCAAATTCCACTGGGAGGCCCTCGTCGGCGACGACGTGGTGGTGCGCGTGACGGTCAACTGGTTCATGGGCCAGGAGAACCTCGATCCGGCGTGGACGTTCGGCCCCGCGGGCGAGCGTTACGAGATGGAGGCGAAGGGCAACCCCGACTTCACGGTCGTCGTCAAGGGCTTCCAGCCCGAGAGCGTCGCGGCCGGCCTGGAGTCGAACAACGGCATCGTCGCGACCGCCGCGCACTGCGTGAACTCCGTGCCCGCCGTCTGCGCCGCGGCCCCGGGCATCGCGACCTACCTCGACCTCCCGCTCATCAGCGGCAAGGCTGCGCCCCGGTTGCGCTAGCTCCTCCGCCGAACTGGAGAGTCACGTCGCGATTCGCCCTGTGGGAACGACGTGACTCTCCAGTTCGGCGGGAAATGGGGGGACGGGTCAGGGCTGCACGAGGATGCGGATCGGGTCGCCCTCGGCCTTGTCGAGCATCTCGATGCCGCGGGCGACGTCCTCGAGTGGCACCACGTCGCTGATCGAGCGGGACAGGTCGAGACGACCACGCGAGACCAACGTGGCCAGCGTGCCGATGTCGGCATTCTGATAACCCAGGTGGCCCAACACCTTTCGCTGGAAGAGGTTGAAGATCGACGTCGGCCCGATGTCCGGGGTGTCGGCACTCATCCCGATGCCGACCATGCGGCCACCGACGGTGAGGCTGTTGAGCGACTGTTCGAAGGTGGACTTGATCCCTACCGCGTCGAAGGCGACGTCGAGGTTGCGCCCACCGGTCGCCTCGGCGATCTTGGCGGCCAGGTTCTCGTCGCGCGCATCGAAGGCGTAGTCGGCGCCGACGGTAAGCGCCCGGTCGAGGATGGCCGGTTTGACGTCGACCGCGATGATCGGCGCGGCGCCCACCAGGCGGGCCAGCTGGACGACGTGCGTGCCTAGGCCACCGACGCCCCACACGCCGACCGATTCGCCGATGCCGACCCCGGCCGTGTGCACGACGGCGCCGAACGGCGTCGAGACGGCATCGGCCAGGATGGCGGCCTGCTCCATCGGCACGTTGTCGGGGATCCTCGTCAGGCCGAATGCCTGGGCGACGGTGTACTCCGCCCACCCGCCGTCGTAGGCGAAGGCCATGAGCCGGATGGCCAGGCAGTTGGCCATGTCGCCGCGCATGCAGTTCGGACACGTCATGCACGGCTTGCCGGCAGCGACGACGACGCGGTCGCCCTCCGCCCAGCCGGTAACGCCCGGTCCGAGCGCCGCGACGGTGCCCGACGCCTCGTGCCCCTGCGTGACGACGGGGAGCTGCGACGGGAACGTGCCGTTGATCAGGCTGAGGTCGGAGTGGCAGATCCCGCAGAAGGCGATCTTGACCAAGACCTCGCCGGGCCCTGGCTCGGGAATGGGAACGTCCTCCACCGCAATGGTTTTCGAATCGGCGTAGAACCGTTGGGCTCGCATCGTGTCAGCCATGTCGCTCCGTTCGTCGCGTGCCCGGATCGGCCGGGGGCACCGTCGCCCACCCTAGCGTCGCGGTCGTTTGGCAGACTCGGATCCCGTGACCAAACGCGGGCTCGTACTGGCGGGCGGGGGATTGGCGGGCATCGCCTGGGAGACGGGCGTCCTGTGCGGGATCGCCGACGAGTCGCCCGCCACGGCGACGGCGCTGCTGGAGTCCGACGTCCTCGTCGGCACCTCGGCGGGATCGACGGTCGCCGCCCAGCTCGGCAGCGGCACCGGCCTCGAGGAGCTGTTCGCCCGTCAGGTCGCCGAGACCTCTTTCGAGATCGACTCCGGAGTGGACGTCGCCGCCATCACCGAGCTGTTCGTCACCGCGATGGTCTTGCCTGGCGCCACCACGGAGCAGAGGCTGCAGCGGATCGGCGAGATCGCCGCGACGACCGACACCGTTGCCGAATCGGTCCGCCGCGACGTCATCGCCCACCGGCTGCCGTCGCACGACTGGCCCCGGCGGGTGCTGCGGGTCACGGCCATCGACATCGAGACCGGCGAACTGGTGGTCCTCGACGCGAATTCCAAAGCAGGCCTGGTCGACGCGGTCGCCGCAAGCTGCGCCGTGCCCGGTGCGTGGCCGCCGGTGACGATCGACGGCAGGCGGTACATGGATGGCGGCGTGGGCAGCACCGTGAACATGGGGGTGGCGCAGGACTGCGACACCGTCGTCGTGCTGCTGCCGTCGGGCGAGAACACGCCGTCGCCGTTCGGTGACGGCGCACGACAGGAGATCGACGCCTTCGACGGCCGTACGCTTACCGTCTTCGCCGACGACGGCGCGCTCGACGCGTTCGGGCCCAACCCGCTGGACCCGGCGTGCCGGATCCCGTCCGCCCGAGCCGGGCGCGCCCAGGGTCGACGCGAAGCGGCCCGGGTGGCCGCGTTCCTCGGCCTGTCCTAAGACGCAGCTACGAGTCGCCGCTGGGGCGGTCGACGAACGTGTCGAGGGCCAAGGCCGCGAGTTCCTGGCCGATTTCGATGACCTCGTTCGCGCGGTAGAACTCGAGGCTGCGGCACGTGGTGCGGGGTACCTCGATGAGCAGATCGGGTGGGTAGGCGGCGAGCGTGTGACGCATCAACGCGGCCTGGGCGATGTCGATCGCGCGGTTCATCACCTCGAAGCCGCCCAGACGCGGCACCGGCATCGGATCCGCCTCGCGGACTGGGCCGAGGTCGGCGGTCAGCTCCCCGGCAGCGTCCTCGGCGGCGGCTTCTGCGGCGGCCGACGCGCTGAAACGGCTCAACACCGTTCGGGCAGCAGGAGTCTCGAGCAGGGTGCGCGCCGTCGCGGAGTCGAGCAGCGCCGTGGTGCTGCGCCACATCCGGTTCAGCAGTTCGGCGCTCGGCCGTGGTCCCTCCGGCGGGTCGTGCCGGAACGGGTCGTCGCCGTTGAGGCTGACGGCGATCGTGACGTCGGCGTTCACCGCGGCGATGGGCGCCATCGGTAGCGGGTCGAGGATGCCGCCGTCGGCGAGCAGTCGGCCGTCGAGTTCGTGAGGGGTGATGACGCCCGGGATCGCGATCGACGCGCGGATGGCCACGTCGACCGGGCCGCGTTGCAGCCACACGGATTTCCCGCTGATCAGATCGGTGCTGACCGCGGTGAACGGGATGGGCAGGTCCTCGATCAGGAGGTCGCCGAGTATTTCGCGGACGGCGTCGAGGATCTTCTCCGCCCGCAGCACGCCCGCGGCGGTCAGCGACGGGTCGAGCAGACGCAACACGGCGCGTTGGGTCAGGGTGCCTGCCCAGTCGGCGTACTCGTCGAGTTTCCCGGCGGCCTGCAGACCGCCGACCAGAGCGCCCATGGACGACCCGGCGATGCCGACGATCTCGTGCCCGCGATCGCGCAGTTCGTTGATGACGCCGATGTGGGCGTATCCCCGCGCTCCGCCGCTGCCAAGGGCCAATGCCACGCGCATGGACGTCATTGTGCCCCGGCCACATCCGGGCCGGCGGGCTAGGCGGTGGTCGGAGCTAGCAGCCGATGCGGCTGAAGAAGGCGACGGCGACGAGGCCGATGATGAATGCGACGGTGGGCTGGCCGCTGCTGAGCGCGAACACGACGCCGGTGATCGACGCCACGGCGATCAGCAGGAGGAGCAGGCCCATCAACACCCGCGTGCCGCTGATGGATCCGCCGACGGCGGGGGGCAGCGCGGCCTTGGTCTTCGACCCGTCGTCCGGCGATCCAAACATCTATCGGTCCTCTCGAAGAGTGATGCGGGACACATCATAACCAATTTTGTGACCCGCACCACTACACGTAGCCGGTCTAAATGACCTTGTGTCGAGCACGGGCCGCTGCCGAATCGGAATAAAGGTGACATATCACCGAGTTATGCCGATCGAGCCAGCGGAACGGCCGCTGACGGAATCCGAGGAGACCGACATGTCACAGCTCAGTGGGAAGACCGCACTCGTCACCGGCGGAACGTCCGGCATCGGACTGGCCGCAGCCCAGCGCCTCGCCGCCGACGGCGCCCACGTCTTCGTCACCGGACGCAAGCAGGAGGGGGTCGACGAGGCCGTCCGCACGATCGGCGACGCGGCCACCGGGGTGCGCGGCGACATCACCGTGATGGCCGACCTCGACCATCTCGTCGAGGTCATCGCCGCCCGGGGCGCCGGGCTGGACGTCCTCTTCGCCAACGCAGGCGGAGGCGAGTTCGCGACCCTGGAGGACGAGACCCCGGAGCGTCTCGCGGACACGTTCAACCGCAACGTCGCAGGCACCGTGTTCACGGTGCAGAAGATGCTGCCGCTGCTCAACCGCGGAGCCTCGATCGTGCTGACCGGCTCGACGGCCGCCACGAAGGGCGGGCCCGCATTCGGCGCCTACGCGGCGTCCAAGGCGGCCGTCCGTTCGTTCGGCCGCACGTGGGCCGCCGAACTCGTCGACCGCGGCGTGCGTGTCAACACCGTCGTACCGGGCCCCATCGAGACGCCCGGGCTACGGGAACTCGCGCCGGCCGACCAGCAGCAGGCGCTCCTGGACGGGCAGGCCGAGACGGTGCCGATGCGGCGCGTCGGCCATCCGAGCGAGATCGCCTCTGCCGTGGCGTTTCTCGCCTCCGACGACAGCAGCTTCATGACCGGCTCCGAGGTGTTCGTCGACGGCGGCGCGAACCAGGTCTAGAGAACGTCGGGCCGCGGCAGGGTGCCCTCGCGCAGCAGGTTCTCGTACACGGCGGCGAGCACCTCGGCGAGGGCATCCTCCTGCGCGGGATCGACGTCGGCGAAGAACGACCGCCGCACCCACGCCGCGTGCCTGGGTGCGGCGTCGCGCAGGCGGTCCCAGCCCGCCGTCGTCAGCGTGACGTCGGTACCCCTGCCGTCGGTCTCCGACGGCGTCGTCGCCACCAGATCCCGGCGGACCATCCGCTGCAGGTGGTGCGACAGCCGGCTGCGCTCCCAGCCAATGGTGGTCGCCAGCGCCGAGAGCTGCATCCGCTGCTCCGATGCGTGCGAGAGCGCGTTCATCACGGTGTAGTCGCCCAGCGACAACCCGCAGTCGGTCTGCAGGTGCCGATTCATCTCGTACTCCAGGCGGTGATACAGCCGCATGTAGTGGAACCAAGCCCGCTGCTGAGACGGCGTGAGTGTCGTCGGGTCGTCGGCTGAAGTCATGCCAGGCCGGTTTCTCGCACCCGTGATTCTAAGGCGATCAGCCGCAGAGATCGTCGGCTGCGGCCTCGGCGGCCACGATGACGGCGGACTGCCGGTCCGGCGTCAGCTTGGACCACGGCGTGCCGAACGTGCCCGGCCCAGGGGCGTCGGTGGACTGCAGATCGGCGAGGTACGGCTCGAACTGTGCCTTGAGGTCGCCGCCCTTGGCCGCCATCCACGTCTTGGCCGCCGAGCAGGCCTGGAAGTACTCGTCCTCGGTCGACACGGCCGCCGCTCCGACGGCCGTCGTCACGCCGCCGGGCGACAGGCCGACCTGGCCTGGCTCGGCGGCGCGCGCCTCGGTCGTCTGCGTCGTCGTCGCGGTGGTCGACGGCTGCGCCTCCGACGACGAGGCGCCGCCCTGCTCCGAGCCCGACGAACAACCGGAGAGGAGGGCCACGCCGACGGCGGTCGCCGCGGTGAACGTCGTTATCGCGTTGGTGCGCATGCCGCCAATCTATGCAACACTCGCGGTCGTGATGGAACGGACCGCCTTTGGGGAGTGTTGTCGGGCTTGACGCCCGCCCCCCAACCGTCCGCATCCCTGGGAGTCCACACCCATGTCCGTTGCATCCCTCGCGTCCCCATCCGTCGTCGCACCCACGCGGCTGCGCCTTCCGGATCTGCTGCACGCCACCGATCGCGCCGCCGACGACGTCCTGTCCGGCCGCTACCGCCACCTGCTGCCCGCGGGCGGTCCGCCCGCCGACGAGCGGTGGTTCACCCGACTGCACGGTGACGACGAACTCGACGTCTGGCTCATCAGCTGGGTGCCCGAGCGCGCCACCGAACTGCACGACCACGGCGGGTCGCTCGGCGCGCTCACCGTGGTGTCCGGCGCCCTGCACGAAACCCGTTGGGACGGTAGCGCGCTACGTCGCCGCCGGCTCGACGCGGGAGACCAGGCCGGCTTCCCGCTGGGTTGGGTGCACGACGTGGTGTGGGCACCCGAGAGCATCGCCGTGAGCCCGGCCGTGAGCCCCGCTGGGGGTCCGACGCTCAGCGTGCACGCCTACTCGCCGCCGCTGACGGCCATGTCGTACTACGACGTGACCGAGCGCAACACGCTGCGGCGCAACCGAACCGAACTGACGGACAAGCCGGAGGGCGACTGATGAGCCGCATCGACGCCGTACTCGCCTCCGCGCGGGCCAAGCTCACCCGGATCGAGGCGGCCGACGTGCCCGACGCCATCGACCGCGGCGCCCTGCTGGTCGACATCCGGCCCGCCGCACAGCGTGCCGCCGAGGGCGGTGTCGACGCGGCACTGGTCATCGAGCGCAACGTCCTCGAGTGGCGGTGCGACCCCACCAGCGACGCCCGCCTGCCGCAGGCCGTCGGCGACGACGTCGAATGGCTGATCCTGTGTTCGGAGGGCTACACCTCGAGCCTGGCCGCCGCGGCGCTGCAGGACCTGGGTCTGCACCGCGCCACCGACGTCGCAGGCGGGTATCAGGCGTTGAAGG from Mycolicibacterium arabiense includes the following:
- a CDS encoding manganese catalase family protein — its product is MFRHTDYMQFDVKPEKPDPVYAQKLQELLGGAYGEMTVTMQYLMQGWNCRIKGKYKDLIMDIATEEIGHVEMIATMIARLLESTPATDSTKNALGDPVVAAVMGGMDPQHAIIAGGAPTLSDSQGVPWNGRYVTASGNLLADFHANVTAEAQGRVQTARLWHMTDDPGVKAMLKFNLARDTYHQNMWLAAIEELQADGLEGVIAPNDLFDEEYEEHAETLWHLSDGPDSDKGRWVNAPLPDGRHTGKFLADPQPLGDMQSGPPPDPKLYVTYDGSLGEPRTPAMGTEKGLMGKLKDAVDPDKT
- a CDS encoding hemerythrin domain-containing protein; amino-acid sequence: MESLSNQTEQQLGGPMSVLVRQKRDHVELDRLLHAIDAASGSERQELLNELCRTVFPHAFAEESVLWPALRRMVPDGEALTLEIEREHQEINELFTDLEQTDPDSDEHEGLWQRIVTLLREDVRDEEDELFPRLQAVASPRTLVGLGLAWEAVRRTAPTRPHPVVARRPPGNAVAALPLTVIDRSRDRLDKLARGGSRVAGTSRRASGMLARAAGVIEHVPPMTRGEDPSTSTANRHP
- a CDS encoding lipid-transfer protein codes for the protein MPNKVFVVGVGMTKFEKPGRREGWDYPDMARESGTKALEDAGISYDEVEQGYVGYCSGDSTSGQRALYELGMTGIPIVNVNNNCSTGSTALYLAAQAIRGGLADCVMALGFEKMQPGSLGGGADDRESPLGRHVKALAEIDEFAFPVAPWMFGAAGREHMKKYGTTAEHFAKIGYKNHKHSVNNPYAQFQEEYSLDDILGARMISDPLTKLQCSPTSDGSGAAIVVSEEYVAKHGLADRAVEIVGQAMTTDFASTFDGSAANVIGYDMNVQAARQVYEQSGLGPEDFQVIELHDCFSANELLLYEALGLCAEGEAPKLIDDDQTTYGGRWVVNPSGGLISKGHPLGATGLAQCAELTWQLRGTADKRQVDGVTAALQHNIGLGGAAVVTAYQRADR
- a CDS encoding NAD(P)H-dependent amine dehydrogenase family protein; this translates as MTYSVVQWATGGVGVAAIKGVLEHPNLELVGCWVHSEGKSGKDVGELVGVEPLGVTATNSVDEILALDADAVIYSPLMPNPDEVAALLRSGKNVVTPVGWFYPGEKEGAPLRAAALEGNVTLHGTGIAPGGISDKFPLMMSIMSTGVTFVRAEEFSDLRTYDAPDVLRYVMGFGDTPEKALTGPMQKLLDGGFIQSVKMIVDEMGFAADPKIRANQEIAVATAPIDSPTGAIEPGQVAARKFHWEALVGDDVVVRVTVNWFMGQENLDPAWTFGPAGERYEMEAKGNPDFTVVVKGFQPESVAAGLESNNGIVATAAHCVNSVPAVCAAAPGIATYLDLPLISGKAAPRLR
- a CDS encoding zinc-binding dehydrogenase; the encoded protein is MADTMRAQRFYADSKTIAVEDVPIPEPGPGEVLVKIAFCGICHSDLSLINGTFPSQLPVVTQGHEASGTVAALGPGVTGWAEGDRVVVAAGKPCMTCPNCMRGDMANCLAIRLMAFAYDGGWAEYTVAQAFGLTRIPDNVPMEQAAILADAVSTPFGAVVHTAGVGIGESVGVWGVGGLGTHVVQLARLVGAAPIIAVDVKPAILDRALTVGADYAFDARDENLAAKIAEATGGRNLDVAFDAVGIKSTFEQSLNSLTVGGRMVGIGMSADTPDIGPTSIFNLFQRKVLGHLGYQNADIGTLATLVSRGRLDLSRSISDVVPLEDVARGIEMLDKAEGDPIRILVQP
- a CDS encoding patatin-like phospholipase family protein, with amino-acid sequence MTKRGLVLAGGGLAGIAWETGVLCGIADESPATATALLESDVLVGTSAGSTVAAQLGSGTGLEELFARQVAETSFEIDSGVDVAAITELFVTAMVLPGATTEQRLQRIGEIAATTDTVAESVRRDVIAHRLPSHDWPRRVLRVTAIDIETGELVVLDANSKAGLVDAVAASCAVPGAWPPVTIDGRRYMDGGVGSTVNMGVAQDCDTVVVLLPSGENTPSPFGDGARQEIDAFDGRTLTVFADDGALDAFGPNPLDPACRIPSARAGRAQGRREAARVAAFLGLS
- a CDS encoding patatin-like phospholipase family protein, which gives rise to MRVALALGSGGARGYAHIGVINELRDRGHEIVGIAGSSMGALVGGLQAAGKLDEYADWAGTLTQRAVLRLLDPSLTAAGVLRAEKILDAVREILGDLLIEDLPIPFTAVSTDLISGKSVWLQRGPVDVAIRASIAIPGVITPHELDGRLLADGGILDPLPMAPIAAVNADVTIAVSLNGDDPFRHDPPEGPRPSAELLNRMWRSTTALLDSATARTLLETPAARTVLSRFSASAAAEAAAEDAAGELTADLGPVREADPMPVPRLGGFEVMNRAIDIAQAALMRHTLAAYPPDLLIEVPRTTCRSLEFYRANEVIEIGQELAALALDTFVDRPSGDS
- a CDS encoding SDR family oxidoreductase, with protein sequence MSQLSGKTALVTGGTSGIGLAAAQRLAADGAHVFVTGRKQEGVDEAVRTIGDAATGVRGDITVMADLDHLVEVIAARGAGLDVLFANAGGGEFATLEDETPERLADTFNRNVAGTVFTVQKMLPLLNRGASIVLTGSTAATKGGPAFGAYAASKAAVRSFGRTWAAELVDRGVRVNTVVPGPIETPGLRELAPADQQQALLDGQAETVPMRRVGHPSEIASAVAFLASDDSSFMTGSEVFVDGGANQV
- a CDS encoding MarR family winged helix-turn-helix transcriptional regulator, which encodes MTSADDPTTLTPSQQRAWFHYMRLYHRLEYEMNRHLQTDCGLSLGDYTVMNALSHASEQRMQLSALATTIGWERSRLSHHLQRMVRRDLVATTPSETDGRGTDVTLTTAGWDRLRDAAPRHAAWVRRSFFADVDPAQEDALAEVLAAVYENLLREGTLPRPDVL
- the lpqV gene encoding lipoprotein LpqV, producing MRTNAITTFTAATAVGVALLSGCSSGSEQGGASSSEAQPSTTATTTQTTEARAAEPGQVGLSPGGVTTAVGAAAVSTEDEYFQACSAAKTWMAAKGGDLKAQFEPYLADLQSTDAPGPGTFGTPWSKLTPDRQSAVIVAAEAAADDLCG
- a CDS encoding cysteine dioxygenase; translated protein: MSVASLASPSVVAPTRLRLPDLLHATDRAADDVLSGRYRHLLPAGGPPADERWFTRLHGDDELDVWLISWVPERATELHDHGGSLGALTVVSGALHETRWDGSALRRRRLDAGDQAGFPLGWVHDVVWAPESIAVSPAVSPAGGPTLSVHAYSPPLTAMSYYDVTERNTLRRNRTELTDKPEGD
- a CDS encoding rhodanese-like domain-containing protein; the protein is MSRIDAVLASARAKLTRIEAADVPDAIDRGALLVDIRPAAQRAAEGGVDAALVIERNVLEWRCDPTSDARLPQAVGDDVEWLILCSEGYTSSLAAAALQDLGLHRATDVAGGYQALKATGVLAQLDSRAG